One window of Nymphaea colorata isolate Beijing-Zhang1983 chromosome 1, ASM883128v2, whole genome shotgun sequence genomic DNA carries:
- the LOC116245878 gene encoding uncharacterized protein LOC116245878, translating to MTRKTGERCRGGASASSEIKESVDLTILNPPDPFPSFFLAGQKLAASLLLWMAVCNAVADSVFHSIGHAGSGVGCHAVQALTLACGVIVVQYQEMKLVNPNDLFHYLLKNNKLNRGRLLGLDVGSRYVGLAISDRNNALASPLSVLVRKKSNIQLMASDFETLVKEYSLAGLVIGCPYNFMGSENSQVAQVKLFVDSLRRTGQLEGLSYTYWDERFTSKCVEALVRPLNLHPVQYKTVIDKFAAVAILQGFLDFANRNLKLREQEKS from the exons ATGACACGGAAGACTGGAGAGAGATGTCGGGGAGGAGCCAGCGCCTCGTCTGAGATCAAAGAATCAGTTGACTTGACCATCTTGAACCCTCCCGaccctttcccttctttttttctagCCGGGCAGAAGCTTGCCGCCAGTCTGCTTTTGTGGATGGCGGTGTGCAACGCCGTCGCGGATTCAGTCTTCCATTCCATCGGTCACGCTGGTTCAG GAGTTGGCTGTCATGCTGTCCAGGCTCTGACGCTTGCCTGTGGTGTAATTGTTGTTCAATACCAAGAG ATGAAGCTTGTGAACCCAAATGACTTATTCCATTATCTCTTGAAGAATAACAAGCTGAACAGAGGGCGGTTGCTTGGGTTAGATGTTGGTAGTCGGTATGTTGGTTTGGCTATTTCTGACCGCAACAATGCGCTTGCATCACCTCTGAG TGTATTAGTAAGAAAGAAGTCAAACATACAGTTGATGGCCAGTGACTTTGAGACTTTG GTAAAAGAATATTCTTTAGCGGGGTTAGTTATAGGATGCCCTTATAATTTCATGGGTTCTGAAAATTCACAG GTGGCACAAGTAAAGCTATTCGTGGATTCTCTTCGCAGGACTGGGCAACTTGAAGGATTGAGCTACACGTACTGGGACGAGAGGTTTACTTCAAAG TGTGTAGAAGCACTGGTGAGGCCCCTCAATCTGCATCCCGTGCAATATAAGACGGTTATTGACAAATTTGCTGCTGTTGCCATTCtccag GGTTTCCTGGACTTCGCAAACAGGAATCTCAAGCTAAGGGAACAGGAAAAATCATGA